GAGCGCCGTCTCGTCGCCCAGCAGCAGGGCGGGGCCAGCCGTGAAGTCCGGCAGGCCCTCCTGACGCCCGCCCCGCGCCGTCACGCGGTCCCCGGCCCGCAGGCCCTCGGCCCAACGGCTGCCCAGGGTGCCGTCGTGGCAGTACACGTCGATCTCGGCGGTTCCCGCGTTCGGGTGGACGCGGCGCAGGGTGTAGGGCCGCCCGTGCTCCTGGCCGGGCACGTCGAAGCGGCAGGCGTAGCCGGGACGCCAGTCGAGGCTGCCCTCGCCGGACACGTCCACCGTCAGGCGGCGGAAGTGGCGGGTCAGCACTCGGGCGTCCACCACGGTCCAGTGGGCGACGCGGACCTCGGGCCTGATGCCCAGGCGGTTCATCGCCTCGCCCACGGTGGCGCGGATGGCCGTGGCGGCGGGGCCGGTCACGCTGAACGGGATGAAGTGGCGGGTATCAAATTACTATGGTTTAAAGGAGAGTCTTTCTGGGAAGCAGCGCCAGGCACCGAGTCTCGGTCTGCCTCCGGCGGTCTCCCCCTCCCTGAATTGGAGGAATCCCGTCCAGGCGGCTCCATCTCTCCGTCCTGCTCGGCTCCATTCTCCCGCGCTGCTCCGACGATCAGCGCCTCGGGAGCGCCGCCTCCCGGCGTCCAATGCCCGAAGGGACGCACAGGCCCCTGCGAACGTCGGAGAAGCAGGCAGAAGGCCGACAGCGCGTGCCGGGTGCCATCTGCCTTTGACCTTCTGCCTTCTGCGACCTCCACAGAAAGCCTCAGGAGTGAACCGCGCTCAGCCTTTGGGTTCCTCGTGGCCGGGGACGCCGCGCTTCCAGTACCCGGCCACGCGCACCCACTCGCGGTTCAGCCCGCGCTCCTCCAGCAGATGCTGGCGGATACGCCCCGCCGCCGCGCTCTCGCACCCCACCCAGACGAACACGTCGCCCCCCGGCAACCTGACCTCCCGGAGCGCACGCTCCAGCAGGTCCGTGGTGCCCGGCGCGGCTCCCGACCGGTGCAGCCAGGTGATCCGGGCGTCGGCCTGCGTGCTCAGCGGCACCTCGCCCTCGGGGCCGTCCACCTCCAGAAATACCAGGGCGCGTGCTCCCGGCGGCAGCTCCTCCAGGCGGCGGCTGACGGCGGGTTGCGCCGCCTCGTCCCCGGCGAGCAGGTAGGCGTCGAAGTCGTAGGTCACGACCGTGGAGCCGCGCGGCCCGCCCAGCAGGAGGGGGTCGCCGGGCCGGGCGTGGGCCGCCCAGGTGCTCCCAGGGCCGTCGCCGTGCAGCGCGAACTCGATGTCGAGTTCCCCCGCGCCGGGGTCGAAGCGGCGGGGCGTGTAGTCGCGCCGGGCGAGGACGGCCCCCTCCTCCCCGGCGAGCAGGGCCTCAGCCGTGGCACCGGGTGTTGGAAAGAACAGCTTGACGTGATCGTCGGCCCCCTCGCTGCGGAAGCCGTCCAGGTCCCCGGTCAGCGTCACGCGCCGCAGGTGGGGAGTGAGGTCGGTGACGCGCCGCACTTCGAGCAGGCGGCGACGAACGGGATGGGGGCCGTGGCGGGTCACTCTGGGGGTCATGGGTGTTCCTTTCGGAGAGGAGGGGGAGGAAGGTCAGGAGGCGGGTTCTAGGGGTTCCAGGGGTGGAAGTCGGCGCGGGAGTGGGGATCATCTCCTCACGCCTCGGCAGGGTCCTCCAAGCCACTCTCCCTCTCCGACGCTCGGCACCCCGGCCCGGCCACACGGTTCTCAGCCACCTCACGGGCGGCTCGCCGTGTGCTGTGCGGTGAGCTTTCACCTGTCGTTGCCTCGTGGAGAAGTTCGACCGACCTTCGCTCAAAGGTCACTCCCCTCCTTCGACCCAGGTTGAACGGGGGCTGCAAAGATTCTGTGAACACCGCCCCGACGAGGAGTCCCCTCATGTCCTCCTGGGCGGGACGCGCTCGGCCAATCCCAGGACCGGACGGGAACGGGTCGGTCCAAACGGGTCAGTCCAGCGGCAGGCCGACGTAATTCTCGGCGAGGGCGGTGGCGGCGGCCCGCGAATGCACCACGTAGTCGAGGTCCGCGAGGTGAATGCGGTCCTCGAAGGCCGACTCGTGCGGGTCCGTGTGCAGCATCGTCGTCATGGACCAGCTGAAGCGTTCGGCGCGCCAGATGCGGCGCAGGCACGTCTCGCTGTAGCGTTCGAGGAGGTCCCGGCGGCCCGTGCGGTAGAAACACTCCAGCCCCCGCGACAGGTACACCGCGTCCGCCACCGCGAGGTTCAGCCCCTTCGCCCCGGTCGGCGGGACGATGTGCGCCGCGTCCCCCGCGATGAAGAGCCGCCCGTGCTGCATGGGGTCGCACACAAAGGAGCGCATCCCGATCACACCCTTCTGGAAGATGCGGCCCTCGGTCAAGGTCCAGCCGTCTTCCGCCTCCAGCCGACGGTGCAGTTCGGACCAGATCAGCTCGTCGGGGTAGTCCGCCGGGTCGTCCTTTGGGCCGCACTGGATGTACAGGCGCTGAATCTCCGGCGACCGGGTGCTGAGCAGGGCGAAGCCGCGCTCGTGCCGGGCGTAGATCAGCTCGTGGTGCGAGGGCGGTGCCTCGACGAGGACGCCCAGCCAGCCGAAGGGGTAGAGCTTGCCGTACTCGGTGCGGCCCGCCAGGTGCGGACGGCTGGGGCCGTGGAAGCCGTCACATCCGGCGATGAAGTCGCAGCACACCTCAAAGACTCCGCCGTCCCCGTCCCGGTAGGTGAGGCGGGGCCGCTCCGTCTCCAGATCGTGCAGTTCCACGTCGCGGACACCGAAGCGGACATCTCCCCCATCCGCCAGC
The sequence above is a segment of the Deinococcus sp. YIM 134068 genome. Coding sequences within it:
- a CDS encoding siderophore-interacting protein, which encodes MTPRVTRHGPHPVRRRLLEVRRVTDLTPHLRRVTLTGDLDGFRSEGADDHVKLFFPTPGATAEALLAGEEGAVLARRDYTPRRFDPGAGELDIEFALHGDGPGSTWAAHARPGDPLLLGGPRGSTVVTYDFDAYLLAGDEAAQPAVSRRLEELPPGARALVFLEVDGPEGEVPLSTQADARITWLHRSGAAPGTTDLLERALREVRLPGGDVFVWVGCESAAAGRIRQHLLEERGLNREWVRVAGYWKRGVPGHEEPKG
- a CDS encoding siderophore-interacting protein; the protein is MTGPAATAIRATVGEAMNRLGIRPEVRVAHWTVVDARVLTRHFRRLTVDVSGEGSLDWRPGYACRFDVPGQEHGRPYTLRRVHPNAGTAEIDVYCHDGTLGSRWAEGLRAGDRVTARGGRQEGLPDFTAGPALLLGDETALPTIAALLEGWAEEFPVRVLLEVGDAAEQRYLDDVHLPPGAYVSWLPRVGESGASLRAVLDTLETAPAAVWGALEVSGARTLRNILRADHPGADVRVVGYWRVNEGQ
- a CDS encoding 4-hydroxybenzoate 3-monooxygenase, producing MSATRTQVGIVGAGPAGLFLAHLLHRHGIESVILETRSREEVEGTIRAGVLEQWTVDLMNELGLGGRMGQEAHFHRGITLRFGGGSHHLDFEDLTGGKRVTVYPQHEVLKDLIAARLADGGDVRFGVRDVELHDLETERPRLTYRDGDGGVFEVCCDFIAGCDGFHGPSRPHLAGRTEYGKLYPFGWLGVLVEAPPSHHELIYARHERGFALLSTRSPEIQRLYIQCGPKDDPADYPDELIWSELHRRLEAEDGWTLTEGRIFQKGVIGMRSFVCDPMQHGRLFIAGDAAHIVPPTGAKGLNLAVADAVYLSRGLECFYRTGRRDLLERYSETCLRRIWRAERFSWSMTTMLHTDPHESAFEDRIHLADLDYVVHSRAAATALAENYVGLPLD